A stretch of Rhinopithecus roxellana isolate Shanxi Qingling chromosome 12, ASM756505v1, whole genome shotgun sequence DNA encodes these proteins:
- the CA11 gene encoding carbonic anhydrase-related protein 11, translated as MGAAARLSAPRALVLWAALGAAAHIGPAPDPEDWWSYKDNLQGNFVPGPPFWGLVNAAWSLCAVGKRQSPVDVELKRVLYDPFLPPLRLSTGGEKLRGTLYNTGRHVSFLPAPRPVVNVSGGPLLYSHRLSELRLLFGARDGAGSEHQINHQGFSAEVQLIHFNQELYGNFSAASRNPNGLAILSLFVNVAGSSNPFLSRLLNRDTITRISYKNDAYFLQDLSLELLFPESFGFITYQGSLSTPPCSETVTWILIDRALNITSLQMHSLRLLSQNPPSQIFQSLSGNGRPLQPLAHRALRGNRDPRHPERRCRGPNYRLHVDGAPHGR; from the exons ATGGGGGCTGCAGCTCGTCTGAGCGCCCCTCGAGCGCTGGTACTCTGGGCTGCACTGGGGGCAGCAG CTCACATCGGACCAGCACCTGACCCCGAGGACTGGTGGAGCTACAAGGATAATCTCCAGGGAAACTTCGTGCCAG GGCCTCCTTTCTGGGGCCTGGTGAATGCAGCGTGGAGTCTGTGTGCGGTGGGGAAGCGGCAGAGCCCCGTGGATGTGGAGCTGAAGAGGGTTCTTTATGACCCCTTTCTGCCCCCATTAAGGCTCAGCACTGGAGGAGAGAAG CTCCGGGGAACCTTGTACAACACCGGCCGACACGTCTCCTTCCTGCCTGCACCCCGACCTGTGGTCAATGTGTCTGGGGGTCCCCTCCTTTATAGCCACCGACTCAGTGAACTGCGGCTGCTGTTTGGAGCTCGCGACGGAGCCGGCTCGGAACATCAGATCAACCACCAGGGCTTCTCTGCTGAG GTGCAGCTCATTCACTTCAACCAGGAACTCTATGGGAATTTCAGCGCTGCCTCCCGAAACCCCAATGGCCTGGCCATTCTCAGCCTCTTTGTCAAC GTGGCCGGTAGCTCTAACCCATTCCTCAGTCGCCTCCTTAACCGCGACACCATCACCCGCATCTCCTACAAGA ATGACGCCTACTTTCTTCAAGACCTGAGCCTGGAGCTCCTGTTCCCTGAGTCCTTCGGCTTTATCACCTATCAGGGCTCTCTCAGCACCCCGCCCTGCTCCGAGACTGTCACCTGGATCCTCATCGACCGGGCCCTCAATATCACCTCCCTCCAG ATGCACTCCCTGAGACTCCTGAGCCAGAATCCTCCATCCCAGATCTTCCAGAGCCTCAGCGGTAATGGCCGGCCCCTGCAGCCCTTGGCCCACAGGGCACTGAGGGGCAACAGGGACCCCCGGCACCCCGAGAGGCGCTGCCGAGGCCCCAACTACCGCCTGCATG TGGATGGTGCACCCCATGGTCGCTGA
- the SPHK2 gene encoding sphingosine kinase 2 isoform X3 has translation MAPPPPPLAASTPLLHGEFGSYPARGPRFALTLTSQALHIQRLRPKPEARPRGGLVPLAEVSGCCTLRSRSPSDSAAYFCIYTYPRGRRGSRRRTTRTFRTDGAATYEENRAEAQRWATALTCLLRGLPLPGDGEITPDLLPRPPRLLLLVNPFGGRGLAWQWCKNYVLPMISEAGLSFNLIQTERQNHARELVQGLSLSEWDGIVTVSGDGLLHEVLNGLLDRPDWEEAVKMPVGILPCGSGNALAGAVNQRGGFEPALGLELLLNCSLLLCRGGGHPLDLLSVTLASGSRCFSFLSVAWGFVSDVDIQSERFRALGSARFTLGTVLGLATLHTYRGRLSYLPATVEPASPTPAHSLPRAKSELTLTPDPAPPMAHSPLHRSVSDLPLPLPQPALASPGSPEPLPILSLNGGGPELAGDWGGAGDAPLSPDPLLSSPPGSPKAGLHSPVAEGAPVIPPSSGLPTPTPDARVAASTCGLPDHLLPPLGTPLPPDWVTLEGDFVLLLAISPSHLGADLVAAPHARFDDGLVHLCWVRSGISRAALLRLFLAMERGSQFSLGCPQLGYAAARAFRLEPLTPRGVLTVDGEQVEYGPLQAQMHPGLGTLLTGPPGCPGREP, from the exons ATGGCCCCACCCCCACCGCCACTGGCTGCCAGCACCCCGCTCCTCCATGGCGAGTTTGGCTCCTACCCAGCCCGAGGCCCACGCTTTGCCCTCACCCTCACGTCGCAGGCCCTGCACATACAGCGGCTGCGCCCCAAACCCGAAGCCAGGCCCCGGGGTGGCCTGGTCCCATTGGCCGAGGTCTCAGGCTGCTGCACCCTGCGAAGCCGTAGCCCCTCAGACTCAGCGGCCTACTTCTGCATCTACACCTACCCTCGGGGCCGGCGCGGGAGCCGGCGCAGAACCACCCGCACCTTCCGGACAGATGGGGCTGCCACCTACGAAGAGAACCGTGCCGAGGCCCAGCGCTGGGCCACCGCCCTCACCTGTCTGCTCCGAGGACTGCCGCTGCCCGGGGATGGGG AGATCACCCCTGACCTGCTACCTCGGCCGCCCAGGTTGCTCCTGTTGGTCAATCCCTTTGGGGGGCGGGGCCTGGCCTGGCAGTGGTGTAAGAACTACGTGCTTCCCATGATCTCTGAAGCTGGGCTGTCCTTCAACCTCATCCAGACAG AACGACAGAACCACGCTCGGGAGCTGGTCCAGGGGCTGAGCCTGAGTGAGTGGGATGGCATCGTCACGGTCTCGGGAGACGGGCTGCTCCATGAG GTGCTGAACGGACTCCTAGATCGCCCTGACTGGGAGGAAGCTGTGAAGATGCCTGTGGGCATCCTCCCCTGTGGCTCGGGCAATGCGCTGGCCGGAGCAGTGAACCAGCGCGGGGG ATTTGAGCCAGCCCTGGGCCTCGAACTGCTGCTCAACTGCTCACTGTTGCTCTGCCGGGGTGGTGGCCACCCCCTGGACCTGCTCTCCGTGACGCTGGCCTCGGGCTCCCGCTGTTTCTCCTTCCTGTCTGTGGCCTGGGGCTTCGTGTCAGATGTGGATATCCAGAGCGAGCGCTTCAGGGCCTTGGGCAGTGCCCGCTTCACACTGGGCACAGTGCTGGGCCTCGCCACACTGCACACCTACCGCGGACGCCTCTCCTACCTCCCCGCCACTGTGGAACCCGCCTCGCCCACCCCTGCCCATAGCCTGCCCCGTGCCAAGTCGGAGCTGACCCTAACCCCAGACCCAGCCCCGCCCATGGCCCACTCACCCCTGCATCGTTCTGTGTCtgacctgcccctgcccctgccccaacctgccctggcctcccctgGCTCACCAGAACCCCTGCCCATCCTGTCCCTCAACGGTGGGGGCCCAGAGCTGGCTGGGgactggggtggggctggggatgCTCCGCTGTCCCCGGACCCACTGCTGTCTTCACCTCCTGGCTCTCCCAAGGCAGGTCTACACTCACCCGTCGCCGAGGGGGCCCCCGTAATTCCCCCATCTTCTGGGCTCCCAACGCCCACCCCTGATGCCCGGGTAGCGGCCTCCACCTGCGGCCTGCCCGACCACCTGCTGCCTCCACTGGGCACCCCACTGCCCCCAGACTGGGTGACGCTGGAGGGGGACTTTGTGCTCCTGTTGGCCATATCGCCCAGCCACCTAGGCGCTGACCTGGTGGCAGCTCCGCATGCGCGCTTCGACGACGGCCTGGTGCACCTGTGCTGGGTGCGTAGCGGCATCTCGCGGGCTGCGCTGCTACGCCTTTTCCTGGCCATGGAGCGTGGTAGCCAATTCAGCCTGGGCTGTCCGCAGCTGGGCTACGCCGCGGCCCGTGCCTTCCGCCTAGAGCCGCTCACGCCGCGCGGCGTGCTCACGGTGGACGGGGAGCAGGTGGAGTACGGGCCGCTACAGGCACAGATGCACCCCGGCCTCGGTACACTGCTCACCGGCCCGCCTGGCTGCCCAGGGCGGGAGCCCTGA
- the SPHK2 gene encoding sphingosine kinase 2 isoform X1, translating to MPASPAPSRMLAFLPSWPLSCILKRPEQELTGSWGHGPRSTLVRAKTMAPPPPPLAASTPLLHGEFGSYPARGPRFALTLTSQALHIQRLRPKPEARPRGGLVPLAEVSGCCTLRSRSPSDSAAYFCIYTYPRGRRGSRRRTTRTFRTDGAATYEENRAEAQRWATALTCLLRGLPLPGDGEITPDLLPRPPRLLLLVNPFGGRGLAWQWCKNYVLPMISEAGLSFNLIQTERQNHARELVQGLSLSEWDGIVTVSGDGLLHEVLNGLLDRPDWEEAVKMPVGILPCGSGNALAGAVNQRGGFEPALGLELLLNCSLLLCRGGGHPLDLLSVTLASGSRCFSFLSVAWGFVSDVDIQSERFRALGSARFTLGTVLGLATLHTYRGRLSYLPATVEPASPTPAHSLPRAKSELTLTPDPAPPMAHSPLHRSVSDLPLPLPQPALASPGSPEPLPILSLNGGGPELAGDWGGAGDAPLSPDPLLSSPPGSPKAGLHSPVAEGAPVIPPSSGLPTPTPDARVAASTCGLPDHLLPPLGTPLPPDWVTLEGDFVLLLAISPSHLGADLVAAPHARFDDGLVHLCWVRSGISRAALLRLFLAMERGSQFSLGCPQLGYAAARAFRLEPLTPRGVLTVDGEQVEYGPLQAQMHPGLGTLLTGPPGCPGREP from the exons ATGCCCGCGTCTCCGGCCCCCTCCAGGATGCTGGCCTTCCTGCCCAGCTGGCCTCTGTCCTGCATCCTCAAG AGGCCGGAACAGGAGCTGACCGGGAGCTGGGGCCACGGGCCTAGGAGCACCCTGGTCAGGGCTAAGACCATGGCCCCACCCCCACCGCCACTGGCTGCCAGCACCCCGCTCCTCCATGGCGAGTTTGGCTCCTACCCAGCCCGAGGCCCACGCTTTGCCCTCACCCTCACGTCGCAGGCCCTGCACATACAGCGGCTGCGCCCCAAACCCGAAGCCAGGCCCCGGGGTGGCCTGGTCCCATTGGCCGAGGTCTCAGGCTGCTGCACCCTGCGAAGCCGTAGCCCCTCAGACTCAGCGGCCTACTTCTGCATCTACACCTACCCTCGGGGCCGGCGCGGGAGCCGGCGCAGAACCACCCGCACCTTCCGGACAGATGGGGCTGCCACCTACGAAGAGAACCGTGCCGAGGCCCAGCGCTGGGCCACCGCCCTCACCTGTCTGCTCCGAGGACTGCCGCTGCCCGGGGATGGGG AGATCACCCCTGACCTGCTACCTCGGCCGCCCAGGTTGCTCCTGTTGGTCAATCCCTTTGGGGGGCGGGGCCTGGCCTGGCAGTGGTGTAAGAACTACGTGCTTCCCATGATCTCTGAAGCTGGGCTGTCCTTCAACCTCATCCAGACAG AACGACAGAACCACGCTCGGGAGCTGGTCCAGGGGCTGAGCCTGAGTGAGTGGGATGGCATCGTCACGGTCTCGGGAGACGGGCTGCTCCATGAG GTGCTGAACGGACTCCTAGATCGCCCTGACTGGGAGGAAGCTGTGAAGATGCCTGTGGGCATCCTCCCCTGTGGCTCGGGCAATGCGCTGGCCGGAGCAGTGAACCAGCGCGGGGG ATTTGAGCCAGCCCTGGGCCTCGAACTGCTGCTCAACTGCTCACTGTTGCTCTGCCGGGGTGGTGGCCACCCCCTGGACCTGCTCTCCGTGACGCTGGCCTCGGGCTCCCGCTGTTTCTCCTTCCTGTCTGTGGCCTGGGGCTTCGTGTCAGATGTGGATATCCAGAGCGAGCGCTTCAGGGCCTTGGGCAGTGCCCGCTTCACACTGGGCACAGTGCTGGGCCTCGCCACACTGCACACCTACCGCGGACGCCTCTCCTACCTCCCCGCCACTGTGGAACCCGCCTCGCCCACCCCTGCCCATAGCCTGCCCCGTGCCAAGTCGGAGCTGACCCTAACCCCAGACCCAGCCCCGCCCATGGCCCACTCACCCCTGCATCGTTCTGTGTCtgacctgcccctgcccctgccccaacctgccctggcctcccctgGCTCACCAGAACCCCTGCCCATCCTGTCCCTCAACGGTGGGGGCCCAGAGCTGGCTGGGgactggggtggggctggggatgCTCCGCTGTCCCCGGACCCACTGCTGTCTTCACCTCCTGGCTCTCCCAAGGCAGGTCTACACTCACCCGTCGCCGAGGGGGCCCCCGTAATTCCCCCATCTTCTGGGCTCCCAACGCCCACCCCTGATGCCCGGGTAGCGGCCTCCACCTGCGGCCTGCCCGACCACCTGCTGCCTCCACTGGGCACCCCACTGCCCCCAGACTGGGTGACGCTGGAGGGGGACTTTGTGCTCCTGTTGGCCATATCGCCCAGCCACCTAGGCGCTGACCTGGTGGCAGCTCCGCATGCGCGCTTCGACGACGGCCTGGTGCACCTGTGCTGGGTGCGTAGCGGCATCTCGCGGGCTGCGCTGCTACGCCTTTTCCTGGCCATGGAGCGTGGTAGCCAATTCAGCCTGGGCTGTCCGCAGCTGGGCTACGCCGCGGCCCGTGCCTTCCGCCTAGAGCCGCTCACGCCGCGCGGCGTGCTCACGGTGGACGGGGAGCAGGTGGAGTACGGGCCGCTACAGGCACAGATGCACCCCGGCCTCGGTACACTGCTCACCGGCCCGCCTGGCTGCCCAGGGCGGGAGCCCTGA
- the SPHK2 gene encoding sphingosine kinase 2 isoform X2 — MNGLLEAEEQDQRPEQELTGSWGHGPRSTLVRAKTMAPPPPPLAASTPLLHGEFGSYPARGPRFALTLTSQALHIQRLRPKPEARPRGGLVPLAEVSGCCTLRSRSPSDSAAYFCIYTYPRGRRGSRRRTTRTFRTDGAATYEENRAEAQRWATALTCLLRGLPLPGDGEITPDLLPRPPRLLLLVNPFGGRGLAWQWCKNYVLPMISEAGLSFNLIQTERQNHARELVQGLSLSEWDGIVTVSGDGLLHEVLNGLLDRPDWEEAVKMPVGILPCGSGNALAGAVNQRGGFEPALGLELLLNCSLLLCRGGGHPLDLLSVTLASGSRCFSFLSVAWGFVSDVDIQSERFRALGSARFTLGTVLGLATLHTYRGRLSYLPATVEPASPTPAHSLPRAKSELTLTPDPAPPMAHSPLHRSVSDLPLPLPQPALASPGSPEPLPILSLNGGGPELAGDWGGAGDAPLSPDPLLSSPPGSPKAGLHSPVAEGAPVIPPSSGLPTPTPDARVAASTCGLPDHLLPPLGTPLPPDWVTLEGDFVLLLAISPSHLGADLVAAPHARFDDGLVHLCWVRSGISRAALLRLFLAMERGSQFSLGCPQLGYAAARAFRLEPLTPRGVLTVDGEQVEYGPLQAQMHPGLGTLLTGPPGCPGREP, encoded by the exons AGGCCGGAACAGGAGCTGACCGGGAGCTGGGGCCACGGGCCTAGGAGCACCCTGGTCAGGGCTAAGACCATGGCCCCACCCCCACCGCCACTGGCTGCCAGCACCCCGCTCCTCCATGGCGAGTTTGGCTCCTACCCAGCCCGAGGCCCACGCTTTGCCCTCACCCTCACGTCGCAGGCCCTGCACATACAGCGGCTGCGCCCCAAACCCGAAGCCAGGCCCCGGGGTGGCCTGGTCCCATTGGCCGAGGTCTCAGGCTGCTGCACCCTGCGAAGCCGTAGCCCCTCAGACTCAGCGGCCTACTTCTGCATCTACACCTACCCTCGGGGCCGGCGCGGGAGCCGGCGCAGAACCACCCGCACCTTCCGGACAGATGGGGCTGCCACCTACGAAGAGAACCGTGCCGAGGCCCAGCGCTGGGCCACCGCCCTCACCTGTCTGCTCCGAGGACTGCCGCTGCCCGGGGATGGGG AGATCACCCCTGACCTGCTACCTCGGCCGCCCAGGTTGCTCCTGTTGGTCAATCCCTTTGGGGGGCGGGGCCTGGCCTGGCAGTGGTGTAAGAACTACGTGCTTCCCATGATCTCTGAAGCTGGGCTGTCCTTCAACCTCATCCAGACAG AACGACAGAACCACGCTCGGGAGCTGGTCCAGGGGCTGAGCCTGAGTGAGTGGGATGGCATCGTCACGGTCTCGGGAGACGGGCTGCTCCATGAG GTGCTGAACGGACTCCTAGATCGCCCTGACTGGGAGGAAGCTGTGAAGATGCCTGTGGGCATCCTCCCCTGTGGCTCGGGCAATGCGCTGGCCGGAGCAGTGAACCAGCGCGGGGG ATTTGAGCCAGCCCTGGGCCTCGAACTGCTGCTCAACTGCTCACTGTTGCTCTGCCGGGGTGGTGGCCACCCCCTGGACCTGCTCTCCGTGACGCTGGCCTCGGGCTCCCGCTGTTTCTCCTTCCTGTCTGTGGCCTGGGGCTTCGTGTCAGATGTGGATATCCAGAGCGAGCGCTTCAGGGCCTTGGGCAGTGCCCGCTTCACACTGGGCACAGTGCTGGGCCTCGCCACACTGCACACCTACCGCGGACGCCTCTCCTACCTCCCCGCCACTGTGGAACCCGCCTCGCCCACCCCTGCCCATAGCCTGCCCCGTGCCAAGTCGGAGCTGACCCTAACCCCAGACCCAGCCCCGCCCATGGCCCACTCACCCCTGCATCGTTCTGTGTCtgacctgcccctgcccctgccccaacctgccctggcctcccctgGCTCACCAGAACCCCTGCCCATCCTGTCCCTCAACGGTGGGGGCCCAGAGCTGGCTGGGgactggggtggggctggggatgCTCCGCTGTCCCCGGACCCACTGCTGTCTTCACCTCCTGGCTCTCCCAAGGCAGGTCTACACTCACCCGTCGCCGAGGGGGCCCCCGTAATTCCCCCATCTTCTGGGCTCCCAACGCCCACCCCTGATGCCCGGGTAGCGGCCTCCACCTGCGGCCTGCCCGACCACCTGCTGCCTCCACTGGGCACCCCACTGCCCCCAGACTGGGTGACGCTGGAGGGGGACTTTGTGCTCCTGTTGGCCATATCGCCCAGCCACCTAGGCGCTGACCTGGTGGCAGCTCCGCATGCGCGCTTCGACGACGGCCTGGTGCACCTGTGCTGGGTGCGTAGCGGCATCTCGCGGGCTGCGCTGCTACGCCTTTTCCTGGCCATGGAGCGTGGTAGCCAATTCAGCCTGGGCTGTCCGCAGCTGGGCTACGCCGCGGCCCGTGCCTTCCGCCTAGAGCCGCTCACGCCGCGCGGCGTGCTCACGGTGGACGGGGAGCAGGTGGAGTACGGGCCGCTACAGGCACAGATGCACCCCGGCCTCGGTACACTGCTCACCGGCCCGCCTGGCTGCCCAGGGCGGGAGCCCTGA
- the DBP gene encoding D site-binding protein, with product MARPVSDRTPAPLLLGGPVGTPPGGGALLGLRSLLQGTSKPKEPASCLLKEKERKAALPAATTPGPGLETAGPADAPAGAVVGGGSPRGRPGPVPAPGLLAPLLWERTLPFGDVEYVDLDAFLLEHGLPPSPPPPGGPSPEPSPARTPAPSPGPGSCGSASPRSSPGHAPARAALGAASGHRAGLTSRDTPSPVDPDTVEVLMTFEPDPADLALSSIPGHETFDPRRHRFSEEELKPQPIMKKARKIQVPEEQKDEKYWSRRYKNNEAAKRSRDARRLKENQISVRAAFLEKENALLRQEVVAVRQELSHYRAVLSRYQAQHGAL from the exons ATGGCGCGGCCTGTGAGCGACAGGACCCCGGCCCCTCTGCTGCTGGGCGGCCCGGTCGGGACACCCCCTGGCGGGGGAGCGCTGCTTGGGCTGCGGAGCCTTCTGCAGGGGACCAGCAAGCCCAAAGAGCCGGCCAGCT GTCTCCTGAAGGAAAAGGAGCGCAAGGCGGCCCTGCCCGCAGCCACAACCCCTGGGCCAGGCCTGGAGACTGCGGGCCCGGCGGATGCCCCGGCTGGGGCGGTGGTTGGCGGCGGGTCCCCGCGGGGGCGCCCGGGGCCAGTTCCCGCCCCGGGTCTGTTGGCGCCACTGCTGTGGGAGCGCACACTGCCGTTCGGCGATGTGGAGTACGTGGACCTGGACGCCTTCCTGCTGGAGCACGGGCTCCCGCCCAGCCCGCCGCCCCCCGGTGGCCCGTCGCCGGAGCCGTCGCCCGCGCGGACGCCCGCACCCTCCCCAGGGCCGGGCTCGTGCGGCTCGGCTTCCCCCCGCTCCTCTCCTGGGCACGCCCCCGCCCGGGCTGCCCTCGGGGCCGCCAGCGGCCACCGCGCAG GCCTGACCTCTCGGGACACACCCAGCCCTGTGGACCCAGACACCGTGGAGGTGCTGATGACCTTTGAACCCGACCCAGCTGATCTTGCCCTATCAAGCATTCCTGGCCATGAGACCTTTGACCCCCGAAGACACCGTTTCTCAGAGGAGGAACTTAAGCCCCAGCCAATCATGAAGAAGGCGAGGAAAATCCAGGTGCCAGAGGAGCAGAAG gACGAGAAATATTGGAGCCGGCGGTACAAGAACAACGAGGCAGCCAAGCGGTCCCGGGACGCCCGGCGGCTCAAGGAGAACCAGATATCGGTGCGGGCGGCCTTCCTGGAGAAGGAGAACGCCCTGCTGCGGCAGGAAGTGGTGGCTGTGCGCCAGGAGCTGTCCCACTACCGCGCCGTGCTGTCTCGATACCAGGCCCAACACGGGGCCCTGTGA